DNA from Spirochaetota bacterium:
GCACCGGAGCCAGGGCAATTCGTCAATATTAAAGCCGCGCCGTGCACCGACCCGCTCGTGCGACGGCCCTTTTCCGTTTTCGATTACAACGAAGGAATAATGGAGATCGTCATCAGGATTGTCGGAAGGGGCTCCAGGCTCATCAGCGGCTTCCCCGCCGGGGCGGACATCGACATGCTCGGACCGCTTGGAAAGGGATTTACCCTGATAAACGGCGGCCGCGCGCTCCTGATCGGAGGCGGCGTCGGCAATGCCCCGCTTTTCTATCTGGCACGGGAGCTGAAAAGACGCGGCACATCAGTTACCTTCGTATACGGCGCGCGCACGGCCGACCTCATATACTGCAGGGAACGATTTGCCCCGGCGGTCGACGAATTCATCATCTCAACGGATGACGGCTCCGAGGGGCGAGGCGGTTACTGCAC
Protein-coding regions in this window:
- a CDS encoding dihydroorotate dehydrogenase electron transfer subunit, with product MAQLIDRPLPIARDHILLKLRFDGACAPEPGQFVNIKAAPCTDPLVRRPFSVFDYNEGIMEIVIRIVGRGSRLISGFPAGADIDMLGPLGKGFTLINGGRALLIGGGVGNAPLFYLARELKRRGTSVTFVYGARTADLIYCRERFAPAVDEFIISTDDGSEGRGGYCTEAGCELLAGGGFDRVYVCGPTPMMAGMARLAADNPAPMEVSLENYFGCGVGLCSGCTVETGSGPMRACVDGPVMDARMIRWDSIGER